The Meleagris gallopavo isolate NT-WF06-2002-E0010 breed Aviagen turkey brand Nicholas breeding stock chromosome 10, Turkey_5.1, whole genome shotgun sequence genome contains a region encoding:
- the OMA1 gene encoding LOW QUALITY PROTEIN: metalloendopeptidase OMA1, mitochondrial (The sequence of the model RefSeq protein was modified relative to this genomic sequence to represent the inferred CDS: inserted 3 bases in 2 codons), producing the protein MIVRYTKLQATERVLHVICPTHDTSLSVRFEAXAAELGGATPTLCDAPTADTKWRHPPSASRPXLVGGGAERRYRIGPVSSHPVSWYPPSAAAQHQPDPSSSSACWRGEPTKEIMNITRGLKLLRRNCLFFHLAFTPTKNCVRTCLDKGQRCVSNVPNTEVWKSAHHISKRICSQSPQLLKEITSLQISSVGSIPNHFSAGSAQLIRSFHTSPSRQAAPFPLFWIIIKPVQKLFAILVGRSIRKWWKALPPNKRELFKESVRTNKWKILLGVSSLGVLFVVFYFTHLEETPITGRARLLVFGKEHLRELSQMEYSMWMDKYESKMLPETDARYQVVKRVVGHLSESNKDIPQVSALTWAIHVVDEPEVNAFVLPNGEVFVFTGLLNAVSDIHQLSFILGHEIAHAVLEHAIEKASLVHLLDFLSLIFLTMIWAICPHDILAVVGQRIQSKLQEFIFDRPYSRTLEAEADKVGLQFAAKACVDVRASSVFWQRMELVETIKGEPKLPEWLSTHPSHENRAEHLDRLIPEALKIRERCNCPSLSGPDPRLIFRLNRQHLLESYKAQESQNSTNQDLSKTELDIPHT; encoded by the exons ATGATTGTCAGATACACCAAACTACAAGCAACAG AACGCGTTCTTCACGTCATTTGTCCAACGCATGACACATCCTTATCAGTTAGATTTGAGG ACGCCGCCGAGCTGGGAGGGGCAACCCCGACGCTCTGTGACGCTCCGACGGCCGACACAAAATGGCGGCACCCGCCCTCAGCGTCCCGCCC GCTGGTCGGGGGAGGGGCGGAGCGGCGGTACCGCATCGGACCCGTCTCATCTCATCCTGTCTCCTGGTACCCGCCCTCAGCCGCGGCCCAGCATCAGCCCgacccctcctcctcctccgcctgCTGGCGAG GCGAACCAACCAAAGAGATTATGAATATCACACGTGGTTTAAAGCTTCTCAGAAGGAactgtcttttctttcatttggcTTTTACCCCAACAAAAAACTGCGTCAGAACCTGTCTTGATAAAGGGCAGAGATGTGTTTCAAATGTCCCAAATACAGAAGTATGGAAGAGTGCACATCACATTTCCAAAAGGATTTGCTCCCAGTCTCCTCAGTTGCTGAAGGAGATCACATCCCTCCAAATCAGTTCTGTAGGGTCAATCCCAAATCATTTTTCTGCTGGGAGCGCTCAGCTCATCAGATCTTTTCACACATCGCCATCACGTCAGGCTGCaccatttcctcttttctggaTAATCATTAAACCTGTTCAGAAGCTGTTTGCTATCCTTGTTGGCAG GAGCATAAGAAAATGGTGGAAGGCACTTCCTCCTAATAAACGGGAGCTCTTTAAAGAAAGTGTGAGGACAAATAAATGGAAGATACTCCTGGGTGTCAGTAGCTTAGGAGTTTTATTTGTCGTGTTTTATTTTACTCACTTGGAAGAGACACCCATCACTGGACGTGCCAGACTGTTGGTGTTTGGAAAAGAGCATTTGAGAGAGCTGTCACAGATGGAATATTCTATG TGGATGGACAAGTACGAAAGCAAAATGTTGCCTGAGACAGATGCACGCTATCAGGTTGTGAAGAGAGTTGTTGGACATTTGTCTGAGAGCAATAAGGACATCCCACAGGTCTCAGCACTCACCTGGGCTATCCATGTGGTAGATGAACCAGAAGTAAATGCTTTTGTGCTTCCA AATGGTgaagtgtttgttttcactggATTACTAAATGCAGTTTCTGATATCCATCAGCTGTCTTTCATTTTGGGACATGAAATAGCTCATGCTGTTCTGGAACATGCA atagaGAAAGCCAGTCTGGTTCACTTGTTGGATTTCCTATCACTCATCTTTCTCACTATGATTTGGGCCATCTGTCCTCACGATATATTGGCGGTTGTTGGCCAGCGGATCCAGAGCAAGTTGCAGGAG tttatttttgaTAGACCGTACAGCAGGACGTTGGAGGCTGAAGCTGATAAAGTGGGACTTCAGTTTGCAGCAAAG GCTTGTGTTGATGTAAGAGCAAGCAGTGTATTTTGGCAACGAATGGAATTAGTAGAAACCATTAAAGGGGAGCCCAAGTTGCCAGAATGGCTCTCCACACACCCTTCTCATGAGAATAGAGCTGAGCACTTGGACCGCCTTATTCCAGAG
- the TACSTD2 gene encoding tumor-associated calcium signal transducer 2 yields the protein MEPLLGVTLGLILMITSSARSCTCVTNKWTVCDQHASDNCTCRLVGSDHTVDCSTLTSKCLLMKAEMTALKLSYRPRVKLLDGGIYNTDCEDSGIFKARQCDEAGTCWCVNTAGIRRTGKGDKNLVCNELIRTNWVDIELKHKETSHYFEALDVAEAMMHLFENRYKLQRKYITAVKYDSPFIQIHLKQNNLKQQDVDIVDVAYYLEKDVKGDSVFHSDSTFLVSVNGKNLAIENIHIYYVDEKPPVFSMKQLLVDVSAVVAVGILPAGFVIILVIILCQRRKYRQLKVENMSETEGQILELL from the coding sequence ATGGAGCCTCTGCTTGGAGTTACGCTGGGTTTGATTCTGATGATAACTTCATCAGCACGGAGCTGTACCTGTGTGACCAATAAGTGGACAGTATGTGACCAGCATGCATCTGACAACTGCACCTGCAGGTTGGTGGGTTCAGATCATACAGTAGATTGTTCAACGCTGACTTCAAAATGCTTGCTGATGAAGGCAGAAATGACTGCCTTGAAGCTCTCCTACAGACCTCGGGTTAAGCTGCTGGATGGTGGCATTTACAATACAGACTGTGAGGACAGTGGTATCTTCAAAGCCAGACAGTGTGATGAAGCTGGTACTTGCTGGTGCGTGAACACAGCTGGAATAAGAAGAACTGGAAAAGGTGACAAAAACTTGGTATGCAATGAACTGATAAGAACAAACTGGGTCGACATTGAACTGAAGCACAAAGAAACATCCCATTACTTCGAAGCTCTTGATGTAGCAGAAGCCATGATGCATCTGTTTGAGAACCGGTACAAACTGCAACGCAAATACATCACAGCTGTGAAGTACGATTCCCCATTTATCCAAATCCAcctaaaacaaaataacttgAAGCAGCAGGATGTAGATATAGTTGATGTAGCCTACTACTTGGAAAAAGATGTAAAAGGGGACTCTGTGTTTCATTCTGACAGTACGTTTCTTGTCTCTGTTAATGGAAAAAATCTGGCTATTGAAAATATACACATTTACTATGTTGATGAAAAGCCACCAGTGTTTAGCATGAAGCAACTGCTTGTTGATGTCAGTGCTGTGGTGGCAGTGGGGATACTGCCTGCTGGTTTTGTCATTATTTTGGTGATTATTCTGTGCCAGAGGAGAAAATACAGACAACTTAAGGTTGAAAATATGAGTGAAACAGAAGGACAAATTTTAGAGTTGCTCTAA